From a region of the Vibrio agarivorans genome:
- a CDS encoding EAL domain-containing protein — translation MDLLRAVDANSFYPAYQKIINTETNMVVAYELLARCELDGEAYYPASFIPKAKLLNITHEITLKVLEIALRDNQYSPTRLNVNFSPDELSLPIISKQLDKLIAKYRYPKQLIRLEITETPCHVTWGLFRDNVNKMRLEGWSFSLDDYGINNQNLQRLIELPVSQIKLDRSLLPSDLFNPNPTISASLNQLQKEERLKRLSIIESIARVTSSANIEVVAEGVETKQVADILTGLGVTIQQGFYHHRPEPFPDSLATSLLRTFA, via the coding sequence ATGGACTTACTTAGGGCAGTGGATGCCAACAGCTTTTATCCTGCATACCAAAAAATCATCAATACAGAGACCAACATGGTCGTTGCATACGAACTATTAGCCCGATGTGAGCTGGATGGAGAAGCCTACTACCCTGCTTCATTCATCCCTAAAGCCAAACTACTCAATATCACCCACGAAATCACTCTTAAGGTACTTGAAATCGCATTGAGGGATAATCAGTACAGCCCTACTCGACTAAATGTGAATTTTTCGCCAGATGAGTTATCACTACCAATCATTTCCAAACAGCTAGACAAGCTAATTGCAAAGTATCGTTACCCGAAGCAACTCATTAGACTTGAGATCACCGAAACACCGTGCCACGTAACTTGGGGCTTGTTCCGTGATAACGTCAACAAGATGAGACTCGAAGGATGGTCATTTAGCTTAGATGATTATGGCATTAACAACCAAAACCTCCAACGCCTGATAGAGTTACCTGTCTCTCAAATCAAACTCGACAGAAGTCTTCTCCCAAGCGATTTATTCAATCCCAACCCCACCATTTCTGCGAGCCTCAACCAACTGCAAAAGGAAGAGCGCCTTAAGCGTCTATCTATCATCGAATCAATAGCCCGAGTCACAAGCAGCGCAAATATTGAAGTGGTAGCAGAAGGAGTTGAGACAAAACAAGTCGCTGATATATTGACTGGTTTAGGCGTAACCATACAACAAGGTTTCTATCATCACCGCCCAGAACCATTCCCCGATTCACTTGCTACCAGCTTACTAAGAACATTCGCTTAA
- a CDS encoding DGQHR domain-containing protein, translating to MRSGVEVCLFEASEGLRSSFDCYEGVITVGDYLTGFSVEANSDVLKEQDKSQRDVTENDPRVNGIFSYLDEDETAFTGVIVFVSKIEVLETFQVGRQKAILAHLSSDASTFINDGQGRHVAFSKKIKHLQNQETVNQEQVEQLLNRTLGIKFIVTNTETVDEVKGLIRKLFADIHLNLVKPKTSLSLYFSDAPLCRLLKDICSEVFINQKPLLDAIAVNGKIKKGQVWDLNQFRSLCLTLMDSTPKAANQQLYDPSCYAQWKATISGLLSKTLPLLSLEHFDTDDWKQHHTESLVAKALFAKGLGYLLRSAIEEALENNRKVDYVAFSNLASLPLHQLADPIWLDSNIAFKGTKTVQIAPKSEKVIGSFLCRKLRIYPSIRLTA from the coding sequence ATGCGTTCAGGGGTTGAGGTTTGCTTGTTTGAAGCGAGCGAGGGTTTACGAAGTAGCTTTGATTGCTATGAAGGGGTAATAACAGTGGGGGATTACCTGACTGGTTTTAGCGTTGAAGCCAATTCTGATGTGCTCAAAGAGCAAGACAAGTCACAGCGAGATGTCACGGAGAATGACCCTAGAGTGAATGGCATTTTTTCGTACTTAGATGAGGATGAAACAGCTTTTACAGGCGTGATCGTCTTTGTAAGCAAGATAGAGGTTCTAGAGACATTTCAGGTGGGGCGACAAAAAGCAATTCTGGCGCACTTATCCAGTGATGCTTCGACTTTTATCAATGACGGTCAAGGTCGTCATGTGGCTTTTTCAAAAAAAATTAAACACCTTCAAAATCAGGAGACTGTGAACCAAGAGCAGGTCGAACAACTCCTTAATCGCACGTTAGGTATAAAATTTATTGTGACGAATACCGAGACCGTTGATGAAGTAAAAGGGTTGATACGAAAATTGTTTGCTGATATTCACTTAAACTTGGTCAAGCCCAAAACCTCGTTGTCATTGTACTTTTCAGATGCCCCTTTATGCAGACTGCTAAAGGACATTTGCTCGGAGGTTTTCATTAACCAGAAACCCTTGCTCGATGCCATAGCCGTGAATGGCAAAATAAAGAAAGGACAGGTGTGGGACTTGAACCAGTTCCGTTCACTATGTTTGACATTGATGGACTCGACCCCAAAAGCTGCAAATCAACAATTGTATGACCCGAGTTGTTACGCGCAATGGAAAGCGACCATTTCAGGTCTGCTCAGTAAGACGCTGCCATTGCTATCACTTGAGCACTTTGATACCGATGATTGGAAACAACATCATACAGAGTCGTTGGTTGCAAAAGCGCTGTTTGCCAAGGGGCTAGGTTATTTACTTCGTTCGGCTATTGAAGAAGCATTGGAGAATAATCGAAAAGTGGATTACGTGGCTTTTTCAAATCTTGCTTCCCTTCCTCTCCACCAGCTCGCAGACCCTATTTGGCTTGACAGTAATATCGCTTTCAAAGGCACAAAAACCGTTCAGATCGCACCTAAATCTGAAAAGGTCATAGGAAGCTTTTTATGCAGAAAGCTGCGAATTTACCCATCTATCAGATTAACAGCTTGA
- a CDS encoding DUF2786 domain-containing protein produces the protein MDKIVEKIQKLLALAESNNPHEAFQAAKRARNLMDKHSISKEDIEQAGKKEFLEAESEFVFKQRNLWVSILHSSVARLNDCRGGIVTSDREVKLLFQGFTADAVVAQMTLDYLIDTCNRCAKESGARGRSEHYQFKVGFARAIAERIKSLIAEREASFVSSTGTNLIPIKKAQVLNHFGDLPSARSFKYRDPTMSEALAYMGGRIAGNNTSLNAQVNGAETRKLQSQVDDIKELVIHLLGSGWVYLIKNNNYLYHPVKQIFVKLDHQANTALLVRQIDSTDSIYIQDVEHIEQQLTLLGA, from the coding sequence ATGGACAAGATAGTTGAGAAAATACAGAAGCTTTTAGCACTAGCGGAATCAAATAATCCGCACGAAGCCTTTCAAGCGGCAAAACGCGCTCGAAACCTGATGGATAAGCATTCGATAAGCAAAGAGGACATTGAGCAAGCTGGCAAGAAGGAATTCCTTGAAGCTGAATCTGAGTTTGTTTTCAAACAACGAAACCTGTGGGTATCCATCCTTCATTCTAGTGTTGCTCGATTGAACGACTGTCGAGGGGGCATCGTAACCTCAGATCGCGAAGTGAAGCTACTGTTTCAAGGGTTCACTGCCGATGCTGTGGTGGCACAAATGACTTTGGACTATCTAATTGACACTTGTAATCGATGCGCAAAAGAATCGGGCGCTAGGGGTCGAAGCGAGCATTATCAGTTCAAAGTTGGTTTTGCTAGAGCTATCGCGGAGCGGATTAAATCGCTAATTGCTGAAAGAGAGGCAAGCTTTGTTTCGAGTACTGGGACAAACCTAATTCCGATTAAAAAAGCGCAAGTGCTCAACCACTTCGGAGATTTACCTTCTGCACGTTCGTTCAAGTATCGAGATCCAACTATGTCCGAGGCACTTGCATACATGGGTGGTCGAATCGCTGGAAACAATACTAGCCTCAACGCGCAAGTTAATGGCGCAGAGACCCGTAAGCTTCAATCTCAAGTGGATGATATAAAGGAACTCGTCATACACCTTCTTGGCTCTGGCTGGGTTTATTTAATAAAAAATAACAACTACCTATACCATCCAGTTAAACAGATTTTTGTCAAATTGGATCACCAAGCGAATACCGCCTTACTCGTTCGACAGATTGATTCAACCGACTCAATCTACATACAGGACGTTGAACATATAGAGCAACAACTAACTCTGTTGGGCGCATAG
- a CDS encoding S24 family peptidase has product MATVNKFESPANEYASLSELNLHTLLVGNHHHSIFFSYAQGNNLRSRGIMSGDLIIADRAVKPHDGDLVIALAVDGFVLRVIDLNHRCLRCDNEPSIPLHGDVIIEATVTQTIRCHRPLQLN; this is encoded by the coding sequence ATGGCGACAGTCAATAAATTTGAAAGCCCAGCAAACGAATATGCCAGTTTGTCTGAGCTTAACCTACATACTCTGCTGGTGGGCAATCATCACCACTCCATCTTTTTTTCATACGCCCAAGGGAATAACCTTCGGAGTCGCGGCATTATGTCGGGCGACCTCATTATTGCAGATAGAGCCGTTAAGCCCCATGATGGCGATTTGGTGATAGCGCTCGCAGTTGATGGATTTGTACTCCGAGTCATCGACCTTAATCACCGATGCTTACGCTGCGATAACGAACCTTCCATCCCGTTGCATGGTGATGTCATTATCGAAGCAACAGTGACTCAAACCATCCGTTGCCATCGACCATTGCAGCTAAACTAG
- a CDS encoding DinB/UmuC family translesion DNA polymerase, translating to MYFLCDVHAMYPSCEQIHRPDLRHKAVAVASNGDGLVVALNRAARELGVKRYEPVHSQRHLFSEDKCTLFSSNYRLYQDCSLRLMRCLKSKGIFIDMADYSIDETFGELPHFIRTYDDLLSAARALRRAAWDEVRLPIGVGGGRTFTIAKVSSHIGKKVEGYRGICITLPETESDHLKLVSTSDIWNVGASTAALLRRKGIMTALDLKNVSPSDARSWMGINLERTVRELRGQAIYSMSSFPDCNTRKEVTSSLTLSVKATTTIELHQALSQRVATAAEKLRRLGFSAKVITLYASSSRFDPDPQYSNTTITLEQPTDDTRVFIAELSKHLNQLFKKGVEFNKVGCRLMSLVPSANLQGDLFAPKQSPELMKVVDGLNQRFGSHLISIGAQKVASEAQMLRRHLSPNYTTSWNDLPKITC from the coding sequence ATGTATTTTCTCTGTGATGTACATGCAATGTACCCATCCTGCGAACAAATTCATCGCCCCGACCTAAGACACAAAGCCGTAGCCGTAGCTAGTAACGGAGATGGATTGGTGGTCGCTCTTAATCGTGCTGCGCGTGAGCTAGGGGTGAAACGCTATGAGCCTGTTCATTCTCAACGTCATCTGTTTTCCGAAGACAAATGCACGTTGTTCTCGTCCAACTATCGTCTTTATCAGGATTGCAGTTTACGCCTAATGCGCTGCTTAAAGTCAAAAGGCATTTTTATTGATATGGCTGATTACAGTATTGACGAAACGTTTGGAGAACTACCACATTTCATACGAACGTATGATGACCTTCTATCGGCAGCAAGAGCACTGAGAAGAGCTGCGTGGGATGAAGTTCGATTGCCAATTGGAGTCGGTGGGGGGCGAACATTCACAATCGCCAAGGTATCATCGCACATTGGTAAGAAGGTAGAGGGTTATCGAGGTATCTGTATTACATTGCCCGAAACCGAAAGTGATCACCTTAAGCTCGTTAGTACTTCGGATATTTGGAACGTAGGAGCGTCCACAGCCGCTCTTTTACGCAGAAAAGGGATAATGACCGCCTTAGACCTCAAAAACGTTTCACCGAGCGATGCGAGAAGCTGGATGGGGATTAATCTAGAAAGGACGGTGAGGGAGCTAAGGGGACAGGCGATTTATTCAATGTCATCTTTTCCTGACTGCAATACGAGAAAAGAGGTTACATCGAGCTTAACACTGAGCGTGAAAGCCACAACCACCATCGAACTACATCAAGCTCTCTCTCAAAGGGTCGCCACTGCTGCCGAGAAACTTAGACGCTTAGGTTTTTCTGCAAAAGTCATTACCCTTTATGCAAGCAGTAGTCGATTTGACCCAGACCCTCAGTATTCCAATACGACTATCACTCTCGAACAACCGACAGATGACACCAGAGTATTCATTGCAGAGTTGAGCAAACACCTTAACCAACTATTCAAAAAAGGTGTAGAGTTTAACAAGGTTGGATGCAGACTGATGAGCCTTGTGCCAAGCGCCAATCTGCAGGGCGATCTATTTGCACCGAAACAGTCACCTGAATTAATGAAAGTGGTAGATGGGCTGAATCAACGCTTTGGCAGCCATCTAATTTCAATTGGTGCTCAGAAGGTAGCCAGTGAAGCTCAAATGCTCAGAAGACACCTAAGCCCCAACTACACAACAAGCTGGAATGACCTACCAAAAATCACCTGCTAA
- a CDS encoding DUF262 domain-containing protein — MNNRIPQPIIKFSESGVMISDLVDKRHGYSAKDYPWARKMLGKFPIPEWQRDSVWTLEQKVSFVESCYLGYDIGSIVVNDYVDLDNNTLAKYSDCLIDGQQRVEALLDYTTDKFKVFGLYYSKLDRSEQSRFLYRELGKRKTSCFDETKLKAVYNHLNFSGTNHLESERA; from the coding sequence GTGAATAATCGAATCCCACAACCAATTATCAAGTTTAGTGAATCGGGAGTCATGATTTCTGACTTGGTAGACAAACGCCACGGCTATTCAGCAAAAGATTACCCGTGGGCGCGAAAGATGCTAGGTAAATTCCCTATTCCTGAATGGCAACGGGATTCCGTTTGGACATTAGAGCAAAAGGTATCATTCGTTGAATCCTGCTATTTAGGTTACGACATTGGCTCTATCGTTGTGAACGATTATGTTGATTTGGACAACAACACATTAGCTAAATACTCGGATTGTCTCATTGATGGACAACAAAGGGTTGAAGCGTTACTGGACTACACGACAGATAAATTTAAAGTCTTTGGACTTTATTACAGCAAACTGGATCGAAGTGAACAATCTCGCTTTTTGTATCGAGAGTTAGGCAAACGAAAAACAAGCTGTTTTGATGAAACCAAGCTTAAAGCTGTTTATAACCATCTGAATTTCTCTGGTACAAATCACTTGGAAAGCGAACGAGCTTAA
- a CDS encoding type II toxin-antitoxin system PemK/MazF family toxin produces MAMYIPKRNEIIWLDFEPVKGKEIGKTRPALVLSSKDYNQQTGLLICCPISTSIRGQATEVPVNNLDKPCVVAASLIQTLSWKDRKSKLITTAESGVIEDVLLRLIPLIGAESLFED; encoded by the coding sequence ATGGCGATGTATATTCCTAAGCGAAATGAAATAATCTGGTTGGATTTCGAGCCAGTCAAAGGAAAAGAGATCGGCAAAACACGTCCTGCCCTCGTTCTTTCTAGCAAGGATTACAATCAGCAAACAGGCTTACTTATTTGCTGCCCGATTAGCACAAGTATTCGCGGTCAAGCTACCGAAGTGCCAGTAAATAATCTTGATAAACCTTGCGTGGTTGCAGCAAGTTTAATTCAAACATTATCTTGGAAAGACCGAAAATCGAAGTTAATTACCACTGCTGAAAGTGGGGTTATCGAAGATGTTTTACTACGACTTATCCCGTTAATTGGGGCTGAGTCTTTATTCGAAGATTAA
- a CDS encoding AbrB/MazE/SpoVT family DNA-binding domain-containing protein, translating to MRTQVRKIGNSLGNIIPATFIRQLGLVEGADIEVKTEGKKIIIEPVKRQKKRFPLSEKDLLKGLDAHTAHADELAVISGKEFGE from the coding sequence ATGCGTACTCAAGTACGGAAAATTGGTAACAGTCTTGGCAATATCATTCCTGCTACGTTCATACGTCAGTTGGGTTTAGTTGAAGGTGCTGATATTGAAGTTAAAACCGAAGGTAAAAAAATCATCATTGAGCCAGTTAAGCGACAAAAGAAACGCTTTCCATTAAGTGAAAAAGACTTACTAAAAGGTTTAGATGCTCATACGGCACATGCTGATGAATTAGCGGTTATATCGGGTAAGGAGTTTGGCGAGTAA
- a CDS encoding site-specific integrase: MSELAQITVADVITPTGEIKHEIHLRAALCKRRIPRSVWLSQSAKSMIQEWVDYRKSRNLATTFDDTYQSLNSRSKLILSNRGSSYSMKRKTRINQAGQTVNYLACDALEFMIRNIYKRSGLKGCSSHSGRRSYGTNMNAQGVELSQIQRALGHKEPSMSLEYIDISSAQLSKAAELSFWL, from the coding sequence GTGTCTGAACTTGCTCAAATTACCGTTGCCGATGTGATCACACCAACAGGCGAGATTAAGCATGAAATACACCTCAGAGCTGCGCTATGTAAGAGACGAATCCCGCGTTCTGTTTGGTTAAGTCAATCAGCTAAGAGTATGATCCAAGAGTGGGTTGATTACCGAAAATCCCGCAATTTGGCTACTACATTCGATGATACTTACCAATCACTTAACTCCCGAAGTAAATTGATTTTGAGTAATAGGGGGAGCAGCTACTCCATGAAGCGCAAGACCAGAATCAATCAAGCTGGTCAGACGGTCAATTATCTTGCCTGTGACGCGCTTGAATTTATGATCAGAAATATTTACAAGCGCAGTGGTCTAAAGGGCTGTAGTAGCCATTCTGGACGGCGTTCGTATGGTACTAACATGAACGCTCAAGGGGTTGAGCTAAGTCAAATACAACGGGCGTTAGGGCATAAAGAACCAAGTATGAGTTTGGAGTATATCGACATTTCAAGTGCTCAATTATCAAAGGCGGCTGAATTGTCCTTTTGGTTATAA
- a CDS encoding SprT-like domain-containing protein, which produces MPISAITKKAIEREALTIVGTACLVASRTTGIELPYKTVVLNTVLSWQGSRTSHARINERGAGLYFALHELFACEMDGRYFYSESSALARSYLPPAYMTPNEALCSLIAHEVAHLYMFHVPKLRDRNNHHHQSWLDLMLTIRERLVSVFCFCVTNELEQHHKDASTINMRWQFIRHYVRCETLKECGALLPAKPSRDLDIIAKLIIRLRQRKAVRGLYLMSERLFV; this is translated from the coding sequence ATGCCAATTAGCGCCATCACTAAAAAGGCGATAGAGCGTGAGGCGTTAACGATTGTTGGGACAGCTTGTTTAGTGGCAAGTAGAACTACTGGTATCGAGCTGCCCTACAAGACGGTGGTTTTAAACACCGTTTTGTCTTGGCAGGGTAGTCGAACCAGTCATGCTAGAATCAACGAGCGAGGGGCAGGGTTGTATTTTGCTCTCCATGAGCTTTTCGCTTGTGAAATGGATGGGCGATACTTCTACAGCGAAAGTTCGGCACTGGCTAGGTCATATTTGCCACCAGCTTACATGACGCCTAATGAAGCGCTTTGCTCTTTGATTGCCCACGAGGTCGCACATCTTTATATGTTTCATGTTCCCAAGCTTAGAGACCGTAACAACCATCACCACCAAAGCTGGCTTGATTTGATGCTTACCATTCGAGAGAGGTTGGTGTCGGTCTTCTGTTTCTGCGTAACGAACGAGCTTGAGCAGCATCATAAGGACGCCAGCACTATCAACATGCGTTGGCAGTTTATTCGGCATTACGTTCGTTGTGAGACGCTTAAAGAGTGTGGTGCGTTGTTACCAGCAAAGCCAAGCCGCGACTTGGATATAATTGCGAAGTTGATCATTCGATTACGACAGCGCAAGGCTGTCAGGGGACTGTATCTAATGTCGGAACGATTATTCGTGTAG
- a CDS encoding ParA family protein — MNGLQTLKAYTILAERFRDVISRAQRHEYDQQIDLLSDLNSELYVAPNGKRQKVFCSLTELGEWLYGKKIASTTVKRLVDKYQPTGVIPQSDNKPNIYRIPMSEAMRIATGEELKTPFKRDVEQDLQTWLVGNLKGGSGKTTTTYNLALALATELPVTYRVGVIDLDPQGSLTATMLPNLSEDAFSVGDIVMQNFELDEGETYQDFIRDAFHEINHPNVRVLPAKETDNLFNLRSKELGNDYYKVLEPIIDAVRDDFDIILFDTPPNINDITIAAHFSATSVLIPLHPSDKDRDGTYKYLKTFKILYEELVKSHDHQGYDNIRMLTVGGIKNSATDQELLREIWYAGGTTMLPDLGHSEAVKKAAFKYKSVLEISPYEYSMKVDGKVLYGTKESHAAAMEIINTVAVGVEGAMKKTWGLAI, encoded by the coding sequence ATGAATGGATTACAGACTCTCAAGGCTTACACCATCCTAGCTGAGCGCTTTCGGGATGTGATTAGCCGAGCACAACGTCACGAGTATGATCAGCAGATTGATTTACTTTCTGATCTGAATAGCGAGTTGTATGTTGCACCGAACGGGAAGCGTCAAAAGGTATTCTGCTCACTAACAGAATTAGGTGAGTGGCTTTATGGTAAGAAAATTGCCTCTACAACCGTTAAACGTTTGGTCGATAAATATCAGCCTACAGGCGTTATTCCTCAGAGTGACAACAAGCCGAATATTTACCGCATTCCAATGTCCGAAGCTATGCGTATTGCCACAGGTGAAGAGTTAAAGACTCCCTTTAAACGTGATGTGGAGCAAGATCTACAAACGTGGCTTGTAGGGAATCTCAAAGGGGGGAGTGGCAAGACAACCACCACTTACAACCTAGCGCTAGCTTTAGCAACTGAATTACCTGTCACTTATCGTGTTGGTGTTATCGACCTCGACCCTCAAGGCAGTTTGACTGCAACAATGCTTCCTAATTTGTCTGAGGATGCATTTAGTGTCGGTGATATTGTGATGCAAAACTTTGAGCTTGATGAGGGTGAGACTTATCAAGATTTTATCCGAGACGCATTCCATGAAATTAATCACCCGAATGTGCGAGTCCTTCCAGCGAAAGAGACGGATAACCTTTTTAATCTACGTAGTAAAGAGCTTGGTAATGATTACTACAAGGTTTTAGAGCCAATCATCGATGCGGTACGAGATGATTTCGACATCATCCTGTTTGATACACCACCCAATATTAATGACATCACCATTGCAGCGCACTTTTCTGCAACTAGTGTGCTTATTCCGCTTCACCCAAGCGACAAAGACCGTGACGGAACGTACAAGTATCTCAAGACCTTTAAAATTCTCTATGAAGAATTGGTTAAGTCTCACGACCACCAAGGTTATGACAATATCCGAATGCTCACAGTCGGAGGCATTAAAAACTCGGCAACTGACCAAGAGCTATTGCGTGAAATTTGGTACGCAGGGGGTACAACGATGTTGCCTGACTTGGGTCACAGTGAAGCTGTGAAAAAAGCCGCTTTCAAATATAAGTCGGTACTTGAAATCTCTCCTTACGAATATTCAATGAAAGTCGATGGCAAAGTACTCTACGGCACAAAAGAGTCTCACGCTGCAGCAATGGAAATTATCAATACCGTGGCTGTTGGTGTCGAAGGTGCTATGAAGAAAACTTGGGGCTTGGCAATCTAA
- a CDS encoding PD-(D/E)XK nuclease-like domain-containing protein, whose amino-acid sequence MINRDSVQSILTQLGEENIILQTPTGIVANISDSDYFAVGSHSKHAIDPALRSGLDYKFFTVDKRGKKKSSGMDDGSLLHCLTLEPETFDSKYVLQKNYEEIHRDNDAFFVNVEAFKATISEHNRKHSAFAKELKKAAKVFNSSSSQTKELEITEYSELPTEYKTATLTTAGKTKALKRFEEQILVRITDSVQGDELKRLVAVKVEALSAALNELYTQTEVKSFYKAELGVKRQILNSLIDAVIVKRTTMSADEFMEYVPEQIIESALTQASKKKALSDYSKTQKSQKQQIDEKQAIDTLYNELKANQALNDSCEEYAISYLTKLPNVGNKKSDKEVFELDECIQAFERLYKTKPVIMTELVEADKYRASEQKKTLISQEQFDHAMRIVESVKQHPRASKYLSLDDNMYEVAMFWNEEIKHPSLPNQVRQVLCKLKADLLNLKYNIMADLKFVSSVDFDKMSRDAGAFNYHVQEAFYSRGFNKVCESLPDGAETLLKFVFIFVEKDAPELGKEETKPIRIRVGVYKPHHRERANQLIDASFLEIEHWTDDDIFTGFEDEEMLDVPAYQVKREMEFISSHKAHMNKKAEAQNEQPQIARSQHESESEYPSFNALMTSNSSKSNAA is encoded by the coding sequence ATGATTAATCGCGACTCTGTTCAAAGCATTTTGACGCAACTGGGCGAAGAGAACATTATTTTACAGACCCCTACAGGTATTGTAGCTAATATTAGTGACTCAGATTACTTTGCTGTTGGGTCACATTCAAAACACGCCATTGACCCTGCATTGCGCTCTGGTTTGGACTACAAATTTTTCACAGTAGACAAACGAGGTAAGAAAAAATCGAGCGGTATGGACGATGGCTCTCTACTCCATTGCTTGACATTAGAGCCTGAAACTTTTGACTCTAAGTATGTTTTGCAAAAAAACTATGAAGAAATTCACCGCGACAACGATGCTTTCTTTGTCAATGTCGAAGCGTTTAAGGCGACAATTTCCGAGCACAACCGCAAGCACAGCGCATTTGCAAAAGAACTTAAGAAAGCAGCAAAGGTATTTAACTCTTCGAGTAGTCAAACTAAAGAGCTGGAAATCACCGAATATAGTGAGCTGCCTACCGAGTACAAAACAGCAACACTTACTACCGCAGGTAAAACAAAAGCCTTGAAACGATTTGAAGAACAAATCCTTGTTCGCATCACTGATTCAGTTCAGGGGGATGAGCTGAAAAGACTCGTAGCTGTTAAGGTCGAAGCCCTGTCTGCTGCGCTTAATGAGCTTTACACCCAAACTGAGGTTAAAAGTTTCTATAAAGCTGAGCTAGGCGTAAAACGTCAAATCCTGAACTCGCTTATTGATGCAGTGATTGTAAAGCGCACTACGATGAGTGCTGATGAGTTTATGGAGTACGTGCCAGAGCAAATCATTGAATCTGCACTGACTCAAGCTAGTAAGAAGAAAGCACTATCCGATTATTCAAAAACTCAGAAATCGCAAAAACAGCAAATTGACGAAAAACAAGCTATCGATACTTTATATAACGAACTAAAAGCCAACCAAGCTCTAAACGATAGCTGTGAAGAGTACGCTATTAGCTACCTGACTAAATTACCGAATGTCGGCAATAAGAAGAGCGATAAAGAGGTATTTGAGCTAGACGAATGTATTCAGGCATTTGAGCGCCTCTACAAAACCAAACCCGTGATTATGACAGAGCTGGTGGAAGCGGATAAATACCGAGCGTCAGAGCAGAAAAAAACGCTAATTAGCCAAGAACAATTTGATCATGCGATGAGAATTGTTGAGTCAGTTAAGCAACACCCGAGAGCAAGCAAGTACCTATCATTAGATGACAACATGTATGAAGTGGCAATGTTTTGGAACGAAGAAATCAAACACCCTTCACTACCAAATCAAGTCCGTCAGGTATTGTGCAAATTAAAAGCTGACTTGCTTAACCTCAAATACAACATCATGGCAGACCTTAAATTTGTCAGCTCGGTGGATTTCGACAAAATGAGTCGCGATGCTGGCGCGTTCAATTATCACGTCCAAGAAGCCTTCTATAGTCGCGGCTTTAACAAGGTCTGTGAAAGCTTACCTGATGGTGCTGAAACGTTACTAAAGTTTGTGTTTATCTTTGTAGAGAAAGATGCACCTGAGCTTGGTAAAGAAGAAACGAAGCCTATTCGTATTCGTGTTGGTGTTTACAAGCCCCATCACCGCGAACGGGCGAATCAACTCATCGATGCAAGTTTCTTAGAAATCGAACATTGGACTGATGACGATATTTTCACGGGGTTTGAGGACGAAGAGATGTTAGACGTACCTGCCTATCAAGTTAAGCGAGAGATGGAATTTATCTCATCTCATAAGGCACACATGAACAAAAAAGCGGAAGCGCAGAACGAGCAACCACAAATCGCTCGTTCGCAACACGAAAGCGAAAGTGAATATCCAAGCTTTAATGCATTGATGACTTCCAACTCTTCAAAATCAAATGCCGCTTAG